The proteins below are encoded in one region of Fibrella aestuarina BUZ 2:
- a CDS encoding ArnT family glycosyltransferase — translation MNSRHYPLLILALGAFFYLPFLGRVHLFDWDEINFAESAREMLVTGNFARVQINFEPFWEKPPLFFWLQATAMSWLGVGEYAARLPNALIGIATLLTFYRVGTYLHGPRFGLLWAVGYLGALTPHLYFKTGIIDPTFNLFIFLGVWYTYLAAQRHDKPKAGQLAALAGLFVGLAILTKGPVGALLAGLTFGIVWALARFRPLLRFGHALLAVGIALGIASLWFGLEIIQNGPWFLQEFIEYQIRLFSTPDAGHGQPFYYHFVVVLVGCFPLSIFAIRYLTASTDPRDFRLWMVVLFWVVMILFSIVKTKIVHYSSMAWFPVSYLAARHIADLLAGRVAWNRWLTAGLLLIGGLLGLLLTALPVVGRFKAMLIPYINDPFAVANLQANVTWGGWEWIIGLAYLAVLLTAIIRLGHFVRARRNNVPENSLPGPIWALFGATAVCLWLYLALIVPKIEEYVQGAVVRFYTERQGQDVYAEPIGYKSYAQLFYFRKQPPVNPKTRQSDYLLNGPVDKPTYLITKITVADQYRANPNLRLIREENGYVLFERK, via the coding sequence ATGAATTCACGTCACTACCCCCTTCTTATTCTGGCCCTGGGCGCGTTTTTCTACCTGCCTTTTCTGGGCCGCGTTCACCTGTTCGACTGGGACGAGATCAACTTTGCCGAATCGGCGCGGGAGATGCTCGTAACGGGCAACTTCGCCCGTGTGCAGATTAACTTTGAGCCGTTCTGGGAAAAACCACCGCTGTTTTTCTGGCTTCAGGCAACGGCCATGTCCTGGCTGGGCGTGGGCGAATATGCCGCCCGGCTGCCCAATGCCCTCATCGGCATCGCCACGCTGCTGACGTTCTACCGCGTGGGAACGTACCTGCACGGCCCGCGCTTCGGGTTGTTATGGGCAGTGGGATACCTGGGCGCGCTCACCCCGCACCTGTACTTCAAAACGGGCATCATCGACCCCACGTTCAACCTCTTCATTTTCCTGGGCGTCTGGTATACGTACCTGGCCGCCCAACGCCACGACAAACCGAAAGCGGGCCAACTCGCCGCCCTGGCGGGCCTCTTTGTTGGGCTGGCCATCCTGACCAAAGGGCCAGTGGGCGCTCTGCTGGCGGGCCTCACGTTCGGCATCGTGTGGGCGCTGGCGCGGTTCAGGCCGCTGCTCCGGTTTGGGCACGCACTGCTGGCCGTGGGCATCGCACTGGGCATTGCCTCGTTGTGGTTTGGGCTCGAAATTATCCAGAATGGCCCCTGGTTTTTGCAGGAGTTTATCGAGTACCAGATTCGGCTCTTCTCCACGCCCGACGCCGGCCACGGGCAGCCGTTCTACTACCATTTCGTGGTGGTGCTGGTGGGCTGTTTTCCGCTGTCGATTTTCGCCATCCGCTACCTCACCGCCTCAACCGACCCGCGCGACTTCCGGCTCTGGATGGTGGTGCTTTTCTGGGTGGTGATGATCCTGTTTTCGATCGTCAAAACCAAAATCGTGCATTATTCGAGCATGGCCTGGTTCCCGGTCTCGTACCTGGCCGCCCGGCACATCGCCGACCTGCTGGCGGGCCGCGTGGCCTGGAACCGCTGGTTAACCGCCGGGCTATTGCTGATTGGTGGCCTGCTCGGATTGCTGCTGACGGCCCTGCCCGTGGTGGGTCGGTTCAAAGCCATGCTGATACCATACATCAACGACCCCTTTGCGGTAGCCAACCTGCAAGCCAACGTAACCTGGGGCGGCTGGGAATGGATTATCGGGCTGGCGTATCTGGCGGTGCTGCTCACAGCCATTATCCGGCTGGGGCACTTTGTCCGGGCCCGGCGCAACAACGTACCTGAGAACAGCCTCCCCGGCCCCATCTGGGCCCTGTTTGGCGCTACGGCCGTTTGCCTGTGGTTGTATCTGGCGCTGATCGTTCCCAAAATTGAAGAGTACGTGCAGGGAGCCGTTGTGCGCTTTTACACCGAGCGGCAGGGGCAGGACGTTTATGCCGAACCAATCGGCTACAAAAGCTACGCGCAGCTGTTTTACTTCCGCAAGCAGCCCCCTGTAAACCCCAAAACGCGCCAGTCGGACTACCTCCTCAACGGTCCGGTCGATAAGCCAACGTACCTGATTACCAAGATCACCGTGGCCGATCAGTACCGCGCTAATCCCAACCTGCGACTGATCCGCGAAGAAAACGGATATGTCCTCTTTGAGCGGAAGTAG
- the kaiC gene encoding circadian clock protein KaiC, whose product MSLTSAKDSSFPLQALPKTPTGIVGLDEITGGGLPKGRPTLICGSAGCGKTLFSMEFLVRGALEFDEPGVFMAFEEKADELAVNVASLGFNLQQLQNDKRIKLDYVRIERSEIEETGEYDLDGLFIRLGYAIDSIGAKRVVLDTIENLFSGLTNQGILRAELRRLFEWLKEKQVTAIITGERGAGTLTRHGLEEYVSDCVILLDHRVDNQISTRLLRIVKYRGSVHGTNEYPFLIDKDGISVLPVTSLTLDHAVSTDRVSSGISSLDRMLDGKGYFRGSSILVSGTAGTGKTSIAGSFANETCLRGERCIFFAFEESPQQIIRNMGSIGLNLQAHIDSGLLTFHASRPTLNGLEMHLTVIHKLIRTLQPRVVILDPITNLITVGSMSEVKSMLIRLIDFLQAQQITVLFTALTRNTVVEEQTDEGVASLVDTWLLVRDIESNGERNRGLYVMKARGMKHSNQVREFVITDHGVDLVDVYLGPEGVLTGSAREAQQLQEYTGEALRDHAVTRKDREIERKKLVLESKIASLREEFESVQDELNKTYIEDELRKEILQKNREQLTRNRHKDE is encoded by the coding sequence ATGTCCCTTACTTCCGCTAAGGATTCCTCTTTTCCCTTACAGGCTCTACCCAAAACGCCCACCGGCATAGTCGGGCTGGACGAAATAACCGGAGGTGGCTTACCCAAAGGACGGCCCACCCTCATCTGCGGGAGTGCTGGCTGCGGCAAAACCCTCTTTTCGATGGAATTTCTGGTGCGCGGTGCACTGGAGTTCGACGAGCCGGGCGTTTTTATGGCGTTCGAAGAAAAAGCCGACGAGCTCGCGGTCAACGTGGCTTCGCTGGGGTTTAACCTCCAGCAGCTTCAAAACGACAAGCGCATCAAGCTCGACTACGTGCGCATCGAACGCAGCGAGATCGAAGAAACCGGCGAGTATGATCTCGACGGGCTCTTTATCCGGCTTGGCTACGCCATTGACAGCATCGGCGCCAAACGTGTGGTGCTCGACACCATCGAAAACCTGTTTTCGGGCCTCACCAATCAGGGCATTCTGCGGGCGGAGTTACGCCGTCTGTTTGAATGGCTGAAAGAAAAGCAGGTGACGGCCATCATCACCGGCGAGCGCGGCGCAGGTACGTTGACCCGGCACGGCCTGGAAGAATATGTCTCCGACTGCGTGATTTTGCTCGATCACCGGGTCGACAATCAGATTTCGACCCGCCTGCTCCGCATCGTCAAATACCGGGGCTCGGTACACGGCACCAACGAATACCCTTTCCTGATCGACAAAGACGGCATTTCGGTGCTGCCCGTTACGTCGCTTACCCTCGATCATGCCGTATCTACCGACCGGGTTTCGTCGGGGATCAGTTCGCTCGATCGGATGCTCGATGGCAAAGGCTATTTCCGGGGCAGCAGCATCCTGGTTTCGGGCACGGCCGGTACGGGCAAAACCAGCATTGCGGGCAGCTTCGCCAACGAAACCTGCCTACGCGGCGAACGTTGCATCTTCTTCGCCTTTGAAGAGTCGCCGCAGCAGATCATCCGCAACATGGGCTCAATTGGGCTCAACTTACAGGCTCACATCGACTCCGGGCTGCTGACCTTCCACGCCTCGCGCCCCACGCTCAACGGCCTTGAAATGCACCTGACGGTCATCCACAAGCTGATCAGAACCCTTCAGCCCCGGGTCGTCATTCTGGACCCGATCACGAACCTCATCACGGTGGGGTCGATGAGCGAGGTAAAATCGATGCTGATCCGGCTCATCGACTTCTTGCAGGCACAGCAGATTACGGTGCTCTTCACGGCCCTGACCCGCAACACCGTCGTTGAGGAACAGACCGACGAAGGCGTCGCGTCGCTGGTGGATACGTGGCTCCTGGTGCGCGACATCGAATCGAACGGCGAACGCAATCGGGGCCTCTACGTGATGAAGGCGCGGGGCATGAAACACTCCAACCAGGTGCGCGAGTTTGTCATTACCGATCATGGCGTGGACCTGGTCGATGTGTACCTCGGCCCCGAGGGCGTCCTGACTGGTTCGGCGCGCGAAGCCCAGCAACTACAGGAATATACCGGCGAGGCCCTGCGCGACCACGCGGTTACCCGAAAAGACCGGGAAATTGAACGCAAAAAGCTGGTCCTCGAATCAAAGATTGCCAGCCTGCGCGAAGAGTTCGAATCGGTTCAGGACGAACTAAATAAAACCTACATCGAGGACGAGCTTCGGAAAGAAATTTTGCAGAAGAACCGAGAGCAGCTTACCCGCAACCGCCATAAAGACGAGTAA
- a CDS encoding circadian clock KaiB family protein — protein sequence MNTNTNEQDTIWELRLYIAGNTPKSVAALANLKRYCENNLKDNYVIEVIDLLIHPQLAEGDQILAVPTLVKKVPEPIRKIIGDLSNEEKVLVGLNIRPATS from the coding sequence ATGAATACGAATACAAATGAGCAGGATACCATCTGGGAATTGCGGCTCTACATTGCTGGTAACACACCAAAATCCGTGGCGGCGCTGGCCAACCTCAAGCGATACTGCGAAAACAACCTGAAGGATAATTATGTCATCGAAGTAATCGACCTGCTGATTCACCCTCAGTTGGCCGAAGGTGATCAGATTCTGGCCGTGCCGACGCTGGTTAAAAAAGTGCCCGAACCGATTCGGAAAATCATCGGCGATCTGTCGAATGAAGAAAAAGTACTGGTTGGGCTGAACATTCGCCCGGCAACGTCTTAA
- a CDS encoding DUF2279 domain-containing protein: MVTHRFRTYLLLGQLLIPLTSWAQDALYPPIPTDSTGSGQATYLATDSTAVTQRKRRQLLGGTTVLALGATYVYLENKWWREGYTRFHFDNGRDFRYASNVDKLGHLLGGVFTADAYYAGFSWAGMAPKRAAWYAAGAAAFVQLSIEFKDGFSPRYGFSWADVTAGTLGGLWPMAQQQSAFLRDSQWKASYWQRTDKYFDHRGIKTQAFSIDDYINQTYWFSFSPEHLGGHRFERVWPDWLQLSIGAGLEAETWSIGRTGEGGRWEWYLAPDIDLVKLVKPRRPLMKTVLHCLSYIKVPAPTLQIGPKPRFWWIYF, encoded by the coding sequence ATGGTTACCCACCGCTTTAGAACGTACCTGCTGCTCGGCCAACTCCTTATACCACTGACCAGTTGGGCACAAGATGCGCTTTACCCGCCAATTCCTACCGACTCGACAGGGAGCGGGCAGGCAACGTACCTCGCTACGGATTCGACCGCTGTTACCCAACGGAAACGCCGTCAGCTACTGGGCGGCACCACCGTACTCGCGTTGGGAGCCACCTACGTATACCTGGAAAACAAATGGTGGCGCGAGGGCTACACTCGCTTTCACTTCGACAACGGGCGCGACTTTCGGTACGCCAGTAACGTCGATAAGCTGGGGCACCTATTGGGAGGCGTGTTCACCGCCGACGCCTACTACGCGGGTTTTAGCTGGGCGGGTATGGCCCCGAAGCGCGCCGCCTGGTATGCGGCCGGGGCAGCGGCGTTTGTGCAGCTAAGCATCGAGTTCAAAGACGGGTTCTCACCGCGCTATGGTTTTAGCTGGGCCGACGTAACGGCAGGTACACTGGGCGGATTATGGCCGATGGCGCAACAACAGTCGGCGTTTTTGCGCGACAGTCAGTGGAAGGCGAGCTACTGGCAGCGCACCGACAAGTATTTCGATCATCGGGGTATCAAAACGCAGGCGTTCAGCATCGACGATTACATCAATCAGACTTATTGGTTTTCGTTTTCACCCGAGCACCTGGGCGGCCACCGATTCGAGCGGGTGTGGCCTGACTGGCTACAGCTATCAATTGGCGCTGGCCTTGAGGCCGAAACCTGGAGCATTGGCCGCACCGGCGAAGGCGGCCGCTGGGAATGGTATCTGGCGCCCGACATAGATCTGGTCAAACTAGTCAAGCCGCGGCGACCACTGATGAAGACTGTACTGCATTGCCTGAGCTACATCAAAGTACCAGCTCCGACGCTTCAAATCGGGCCAAAACCACGCTTTTGGTGGATTTATTTTTGA
- a CDS encoding sensor histidine kinase encodes MNATLTYDELLAENERLREQLEEATETIHAIRTGQVDALVVTGDDGHELYTLKTADQTYRVFIETMNEGAVTLSAGGLIVYGNSMFASMVGLPLSQVIGLPFDSFVASESASAYQQLVEMGWADKHRVEMTLCDHTDHAIPCLLSVTALDLDEGPSLSVIITDLTSQKETQQLLSLNNDQLKRANRALEISNNALNLSNDNLQQFAYVASHDLQEPLRKIRSFGELLKADYGASLGHEGHDLITRMNAAAARMTLLIKDLLDYSRLTTQQVPFRPVPLDALLTDVLDDLSVAVSEWGAKIECTDLPVVQGDKVQLRQLFQNLLSNALKFHRTDVPPHIQLTARRVSMAELPASVQHTIPPSPVPDQVFHEISVTDNGIGFDEKYLDRIFQVFQRLHGRRNYPGSGVGLAICRKVANNHRGELTAESKPGLGSTFKLYLPA; translated from the coding sequence ATGAACGCAACCCTGACTTACGACGAGCTTCTGGCTGAGAACGAACGGCTGCGCGAGCAGTTGGAAGAAGCCACCGAGACGATCCACGCCATCCGTACGGGTCAGGTCGATGCGTTGGTCGTAACGGGCGACGACGGGCACGAGCTTTACACCCTGAAAACGGCCGATCAGACCTACCGGGTTTTTATCGAAACCATGAACGAAGGGGCCGTCACGCTGAGCGCCGGTGGCCTGATCGTGTACGGCAACTCCATGTTTGCCTCGATGGTGGGGCTTCCCCTGTCGCAGGTGATCGGTCTCCCGTTCGACAGCTTTGTGGCTTCTGAGAGTGCCTCTGCCTATCAGCAGCTCGTCGAGATGGGCTGGGCCGACAAACACCGCGTCGAGATGACGCTTTGCGACCATACCGATCACGCCATTCCCTGTTTGCTGTCGGTAACGGCCCTCGACCTCGACGAAGGCCCGTCGTTAAGCGTTATTATCACCGACCTGACGAGCCAGAAAGAAACCCAGCAACTGCTCTCGCTCAACAACGATCAGCTAAAACGGGCCAACCGCGCGCTGGAAATCAGCAATAACGCACTCAACCTGTCGAATGATAACCTCCAGCAGTTTGCCTACGTGGCCAGCCACGATTTGCAGGAGCCCCTTCGCAAAATCAGGTCGTTTGGTGAGCTACTGAAGGCCGACTACGGGGCTAGTCTGGGCCATGAAGGCCACGACCTGATCACACGCATGAACGCCGCCGCCGCCCGCATGACGCTGCTGATCAAAGATTTGCTCGATTATTCGCGGCTGACGACGCAGCAGGTACCGTTTAGGCCCGTCCCGCTCGATGCGCTGCTGACCGATGTGCTCGATGACCTCTCGGTAGCCGTGTCGGAATGGGGAGCCAAGATCGAATGCACCGACTTACCCGTGGTACAGGGCGATAAAGTACAGCTTCGGCAGCTATTCCAGAATTTGCTGAGTAACGCCTTGAAATTCCATCGTACCGACGTTCCGCCGCATATTCAGCTTACCGCCCGCCGCGTGTCGATGGCCGAGTTACCCGCTTCGGTGCAGCATACGATTCCGCCCAGCCCAGTACCCGATCAGGTCTTCCACGAGATCAGCGTGACCGACAATGGCATTGGGTTCGACGAGAAGTACCTCGACCGTATTTTTCAGGTCTTTCAACGACTACACGGCCGCCGGAATTATCCCGGCAGCGGCGTTGGGCTGGCTATATGTCGCAAAGTTGCTAACAACCATCGGGGTGAACTCACGGCCGAAAGCAAGCCTGGTCTGGGGTCAACCTTCAAGCTCTACCTACCGGCTTAG
- a CDS encoding RluA family pseudouridine synthase, which yields MKLNFADLILYEDDDYILINKPPHVASLDERTTDKAGVSILRLAKAYSDDAQLAHRLDKETSGTLAIAKHPEAYRHLAMQFEHREVAKRYHAITNGVHNFEDISVYLPIAPSRDGTHVKIDREKGKVAETIFNTLRAYRINTLVECMPITGRMHQIRVHLMCLKAPIVQDTTYGGKPVFLSQIKRDFNLKQETEEQPLIQRVALHAHSLTFTKLNGDELTVESPYPKDFAALVKQLEKNS from the coding sequence ATGAAACTGAATTTCGCCGACCTCATTCTGTATGAGGACGATGACTATATCCTCATCAACAAGCCGCCGCACGTAGCCTCGCTCGACGAACGCACGACCGATAAGGCGGGCGTCAGCATTCTGCGGCTGGCTAAAGCGTACAGCGACGACGCCCAACTGGCGCACCGGCTCGACAAGGAGACCTCAGGTACGTTGGCGATTGCCAAACACCCGGAGGCCTACCGGCATCTGGCCATGCAGTTTGAACACCGCGAAGTGGCCAAGCGCTACCATGCCATCACCAATGGCGTCCATAATTTCGAAGATATTTCGGTCTACCTGCCCATCGCCCCGAGCCGCGATGGTACCCACGTGAAGATTGACCGGGAAAAGGGCAAGGTCGCCGAAACCATCTTCAACACGCTGCGGGCCTACCGGATCAATACGCTGGTGGAATGCATGCCCATCACGGGCCGGATGCACCAGATTCGCGTGCACCTGATGTGCCTGAAAGCACCTATCGTGCAAGACACCACCTATGGAGGTAAACCCGTTTTTCTGTCGCAGATCAAGCGCGATTTCAATCTGAAACAGGAGACCGAAGAGCAGCCGCTGATTCAGCGGGTGGCCCTGCACGCCCATTCGCTTACCTTTACCAAACTAAACGGCGACGAACTGACGGTCGAATCGCCCTATCCGAAGGACTTTGCCGCTTTGGTAAAACAACTTGAAAAAAATAGTTAA
- a CDS encoding circadian clock KaiB family protein, protein MNTLDPTDEPTPENGDAPYQLSLFVTGASVNSVRAITNLKQLCETYLPGRYALEVIDVHQQRDIAERHQIIALPLLIKRLPLPERRLIGDMSNTEKVLQGLGLAAPFA, encoded by the coding sequence ATGAATACCCTCGACCCAACCGATGAACCCACCCCTGAAAACGGCGACGCGCCCTATCAGCTCAGCCTATTTGTAACGGGGGCTTCGGTCAACTCGGTGCGGGCCATTACCAACCTTAAACAGCTTTGCGAGACGTACCTGCCCGGGCGTTACGCACTGGAGGTTATCGACGTGCATCAGCAGCGCGACATAGCCGAACGGCACCAGATCATTGCCTTACCGCTGCTGATCAAACGCTTACCCCTGCCCGAGCGGCGGCTGATCGGTGATATGTCGAATACCGAAAAGGTGCTCCAGGGATTAGGCCTAGCTGCCCCTTTTGCATGA
- a CDS encoding GNAT family N-acetyltransferase has product MADLTFRRYTGAGFRAVFEPLARLRITVFRDFPYLYEGSIAYETTYLETYARSARSLLFAVFDGDELVGATTCLPLLDETPEVQAPFRKAHYALDQVFYFGESILLPRYRGMGLGHRFFDEREAHAASFGTYPTTCFCAVQRPADHPLRPAGYKPLDAFWLSRGYHREDRLQSTFSWPDIGETTDTDKQMVYWVRTMPRP; this is encoded by the coding sequence ATGGCTGATCTGACCTTTCGGCGTTATACGGGTGCCGGTTTTCGGGCGGTGTTCGAGCCGTTGGCGCGGCTGCGGATCACGGTCTTTCGTGACTTTCCGTACCTCTACGAAGGCTCGATTGCGTACGAAACAACGTACCTGGAAACCTACGCCCGCTCAGCGCGTTCGCTGCTGTTTGCCGTTTTCGATGGTGATGAGCTGGTGGGGGCTACTACCTGCCTGCCGCTGCTCGACGAAACGCCCGAGGTGCAGGCACCTTTTCGGAAAGCCCACTACGCCCTTGACCAGGTCTTTTATTTCGGGGAAAGCATTTTGCTGCCTCGCTACCGGGGTATGGGTTTAGGGCATCGTTTTTTCGATGAACGAGAGGCGCACGCGGCCAGCTTCGGCACGTACCCAACCACGTGCTTCTGTGCCGTACAACGCCCCGCCGACCATCCGCTCCGCCCGGCGGGTTACAAGCCACTCGATGCGTTCTGGCTTAGCCGGGGTTACCATCGGGAAGACCGCCTCCAAAGCACCTTTAGCTGGCCCGATATTGGCGAAACCACCGATACGGACAAGCAGATGGTTTATTGGGTACGGACGATGCCGCGACCCTAA
- a CDS encoding ketosteroid isomerase-related protein translates to MTSHDTVAAYYAAFNRKDWSAMLALLSDDVRHDSNQGSSRTGKDLFTQFLQHMDDCYDETLTDLVILTSPAAPSRVACEFVVNGVYKKTDGDLPEAHGQTYQLPAGSFLDVTDGKITRVTTYYNLPLWESLVA, encoded by the coding sequence ATGACTTCACACGATACCGTAGCGGCGTATTATGCCGCGTTTAACCGGAAAGACTGGTCGGCTATGCTGGCGCTGCTGAGCGACGACGTTCGGCATGACAGCAATCAGGGCTCGTCGCGTACCGGTAAAGACCTCTTTACGCAGTTTCTTCAGCATATGGACGACTGCTACGACGAAACCCTTACTGACCTGGTGATTCTGACGAGTCCGGCGGCGCCTTCGCGCGTAGCCTGTGAGTTTGTCGTCAACGGGGTGTATAAGAAAACCGATGGTGATCTGCCCGAAGCCCACGGCCAGACCTACCAACTGCCTGCCGGTTCGTTTCTCGACGTGACCGATGGCAAGATTACCCGCGTTACCACGTATTACAACCTCCCCCTTTGGGAATCGCTGGTGGCTTAA
- a CDS encoding Dabb family protein, whose product MFIHSVYFWLARPESDEDRAALKAGLESLRGVEAIQAAQIGTAAATRRPVIDHSYDFALLLTFADEATHDIYQEHPIHLAFVDSCKHLWNRVQIYDVEVK is encoded by the coding sequence ATGTTCATTCATTCTGTTTACTTCTGGCTGGCCCGCCCCGAATCCGACGAGGACCGGGCCGCTCTGAAAGCGGGCCTCGAGTCATTGCGGGGCGTGGAGGCCATTCAGGCCGCACAAATTGGAACGGCAGCGGCAACCCGTCGGCCCGTTATCGACCACAGCTATGACTTTGCGTTGCTGCTGACCTTCGCCGATGAAGCGACGCACGACATCTACCAGGAACACCCGATCCATCTGGCGTTTGTGGATAGCTGCAAACACCTCTGGAACCGCGTTCAGATTTACGACGTAGAGGTGAAATAA
- the scpA gene encoding methylmalonyl-CoA mutase: MRPDFTNLPSFPVSSPIPASAPPFTTAEGIRLKPRFTQADAPSELAGWQAGIPPYLRGPYASMYVRQPWTIRQYAGFSTAEASNAFYRRNLAAGQKGLSVAFDLATHRGYDSDHPRVVGDVGKAGVAIDSVEDMKILFDQIPLDQMSVSMTMNGAVLPIMAFYIVAAEEQGVSPEKLSGTIQNDILKEFMVRNTYIYPPTPSMRIIGDIFAYTSRHMPKFNSISISGYHMHEAGAPAHLELAYTLADGLEYIRTGLAAGMSIDQFAPRLSFFWGIGVNHFMEIAKMRAGRVLWASLVQGFGPQNAKSLALRTHCQTSGYSLTEQDPFNNVARTTIEALAAVLGGTQSLHTNSLDEAIALPTDFSARIARNTQLYLQHETDVTRAVDPWGGSYYVEYLTKELIDKASALIDEVEQLGGMTKAIDTGLPKLRIEEAAARKQARIDSGRDVIVGVNKYRAQTETNIELLEVDNQAVRTSQIERLRQVRATRDQAKVQAALAALTAAASTSPPGPLSLKEGEGGISGSVEAAFVPSDFSPSPSFKERGPGGEVNLLALAIEAARHRATLGEISDALEAVFGRHKATIRAVSGVYQAEVSDDENFRLAREMANRFAEEEGRRPRMLVAKMGQDGHDRGAKIIATSFADLGFDVDMGPLFQTPAEVARQAAENDVHVVGVSSLAAGHKTLVPQLIDELRAIGRDDILVIAGGVIPAADYQYLYDAGVKGVFGPGTVISIAAQKILSELMEAGVSD, from the coding sequence ATGCGCCCTGACTTCACCAACCTACCGTCTTTCCCCGTTTCATCGCCTATCCCGGCCAGCGCGCCGCCCTTCACCACGGCGGAAGGCATTCGGCTGAAGCCCCGCTTCACGCAGGCTGATGCCCCGTCGGAACTGGCAGGCTGGCAGGCGGGGATACCGCCGTATCTGCGCGGTCCCTACGCCAGCATGTATGTGCGCCAACCCTGGACTATCCGGCAATACGCGGGTTTCAGCACTGCCGAAGCGTCGAATGCGTTCTATCGGCGTAACCTGGCGGCGGGGCAGAAAGGGTTGTCGGTTGCGTTTGACCTGGCCACGCACCGGGGCTACGATTCGGACCATCCGCGCGTGGTGGGCGACGTGGGCAAGGCGGGCGTTGCCATCGATTCGGTCGAGGACATGAAAATCCTGTTCGACCAGATTCCGCTCGATCAGATGTCGGTGTCGATGACCATGAACGGGGCGGTGTTGCCCATTATGGCGTTTTACATCGTAGCGGCCGAAGAGCAGGGCGTTTCGCCCGAGAAACTGTCGGGCACGATCCAGAACGACATTCTGAAGGAGTTCATGGTGCGGAACACCTATATCTACCCGCCCACGCCGTCGATGCGGATTATCGGCGATATTTTTGCGTACACGAGCCGCCACATGCCGAAGTTCAACAGCATCAGCATCAGCGGTTACCACATGCACGAGGCGGGCGCACCGGCCCATCTGGAGCTTGCCTACACGCTGGCCGATGGCCTTGAATACATCCGCACGGGGCTGGCGGCAGGCATGAGCATTGATCAGTTTGCGCCACGCCTGTCGTTTTTCTGGGGTATTGGCGTGAACCACTTCATGGAGATCGCCAAAATGCGGGCCGGCCGGGTGTTGTGGGCATCACTCGTGCAGGGGTTCGGCCCCCAAAATGCCAAGTCGCTGGCGTTGCGCACTCACTGCCAGACGTCGGGTTACAGCCTCACCGAGCAGGACCCGTTCAACAACGTAGCCCGCACAACCATCGAGGCGCTGGCGGCGGTGTTGGGTGGCACCCAAAGCCTGCACACCAATTCGCTGGATGAAGCCATCGCCTTGCCCACCGATTTTTCGGCGCGTATCGCCCGCAACACGCAGCTCTACCTCCAACACGAAACCGACGTCACCCGCGCCGTTGACCCCTGGGGTGGCTCATATTATGTCGAATACCTCACGAAGGAACTGATCGACAAAGCCAGCGCTCTGATTGACGAAGTAGAACAACTGGGCGGCATGACGAAAGCGATCGACACGGGCCTGCCCAAACTGCGCATCGAAGAAGCCGCCGCCCGCAAGCAGGCCCGTATTGACAGTGGCCGCGACGTGATCGTGGGTGTCAATAAATACCGCGCCCAGACCGAGACAAACATTGAACTGCTCGAGGTTGACAACCAAGCCGTACGCACCAGTCAGATCGAGCGCCTGCGCCAGGTACGTGCCACCCGCGATCAGGCCAAGGTGCAAGCCGCGCTAGCCGCACTGACGGCGGCGGCTAGTACCTCACCCCCCGGCCCCCTCTCCTTAAAAGAAGGAGAGGGGGGGATCTCTGGTAGTGTGGAAGCGGCGTTCGTTCCTTCTGACTTCTCCCCCTCTCCTTCTTTTAAGGAGAGGGGGCCGGGGGGTGAGGTAAACCTCCTCGCCTTGGCTATCGAAGCGGCGCGCCACCGGGCTACGCTGGGCGAAATTTCGGATGCGCTCGAAGCGGTGTTCGGGCGGCACAAGGCAACCATTCGGGCCGTATCGGGTGTGTATCAGGCAGAGGTATCCGACGATGAGAACTTTCGGCTGGCGCGTGAAATGGCCAACCGCTTTGCCGAGGAGGAAGGACGCCGCCCCCGGATGCTGGTGGCCAAAATGGGACAGGATGGCCACGACCGGGGTGCCAAAATCATCGCGACCAGCTTCGCCGATCTGGGCTTCGACGTGGATATGGGGCCGCTGTTTCAGACACCAGCCGAAGTAGCCCGGCAAGCTGCCGAAAACGATGTGCACGTCGTTGGGGTGTCGAGTCTGGCGGCAGGCCATAAAACGCTGGTGCCGCAGCTCATTGACGAACTCCGCGCGATTGGCCGCGACGACATTCTGGTGATTGCCGGGGGCGTTATTCCGGCGGCCGATTACCAGTACCTCTACGACGCGGGCGTGAAAGGCGTCTTTGGCCCCGGCACCGTTATTTCCATCGCTGCCCAGAAGATCCTAAGCGAACTGATGGAAGCAGGTGTGTCGGACTGA